The following proteins come from a genomic window of Gynuella sunshinyii YC6258:
- a CDS encoding glycosyltransferase produces the protein MNISIGIFAHNEEQNIEKLIHYLSVQTIVNNTEHNMHVFVLANGCSDFTVDFAKRKISSLPKNVQDKFQVVDIELSGKSRCWNYFVHNILKSDVDVVYFMDADILLPETDTLNKMLDFLTSENQLKVVVSKPVKDLDIKNEKLSFTEKLIKYSGGNLTNYKKSVCGQLYLTKYELVRHIWLPIGLPVEDGFLRAMFLTDLLTKEEHLEIIDGRDDIYHVYMSIRGIGELISHQTRIMIGTAINELIFNTIRTQPDSMESRTSYLANISTSETWLKDLIRENLPKWPYGYIAFKHVTKRLRNAKTQKMTPKRALITGLGLLFDALVYVNASLKMLSGKGAGHW, from the coding sequence ATGAACATTTCAATTGGTATTTTTGCACACAATGAAGAGCAAAACATAGAAAAGTTGATTCACTACCTTTCTGTGCAGACGATAGTCAACAATACCGAACACAACATGCATGTTTTCGTATTGGCTAATGGCTGCAGTGATTTTACAGTGGACTTTGCAAAGAGAAAAATATCATCGCTCCCAAAAAATGTGCAGGATAAGTTTCAGGTGGTGGATATTGAATTGAGTGGAAAATCGCGATGCTGGAATTATTTTGTACACAATATCCTTAAAAGTGATGTCGATGTAGTTTATTTCATGGATGCAGACATTCTGTTGCCTGAGACTGATACCCTTAACAAGATGTTGGACTTTTTAACCTCTGAGAATCAGTTGAAAGTGGTTGTCAGTAAACCTGTAAAAGATCTTGATATTAAGAACGAAAAGTTGAGCTTCACAGAAAAGCTGATTAAGTATTCTGGTGGTAATCTCACCAACTATAAAAAATCAGTCTGTGGACAATTATATCTGACAAAATATGAGCTTGTCCGGCACATCTGGTTACCGATAGGTCTCCCTGTTGAAGATGGCTTCCTTCGGGCAATGTTTTTGACAGATTTATTAACAAAAGAGGAGCATTTGGAAATCATTGACGGGCGGGATGATATATACCATGTTTATATGTCCATTCGCGGAATCGGCGAACTCATATCTCATCAGACAAGAATCATGATAGGCACGGCCATTAATGAGCTGATATTTAATACTATTCGCACACAACCAGATAGCATGGAATCCCGTACGTCATATCTGGCGAATATATCAACATCAGAAACATGGCTAAAGGACTTGATCAGGGAAAATTTACCAAAATGGCCTTATGGCTATATTGCTTTCAAGCACGTTACAAAACGTCTGCGGAATGCCAAGACACAAAAAATGACGCCCAAACGGGCTTTGATTACTGGCCTTGGGTTGTTATTTGATGCTCTTGTATATGTTAATGCAAGCTTAAAAATGCTCAGTGGGAAAGGAGCTGGTCATTGGTGA
- a CDS encoding oligosaccharide flippase family protein: protein MNFKNKTVLSTFIVMAGFASGQIIRFGGNLITTRFLAPDLFGVMAIANAVVYIVLLFSDMGFGLSIIRSERGEEPRFLKTVFSFKVLQGIALSVFVYVAALCIWGADQFSLFPPESTFGNKDLPLALIIVALCPIIGGFKSIQMDLHIRHQKIGRQTIIELTSQILALLFIIGYAQFSSSIFTLAFSNVVAAACTMILSYVLFDRSIFGFAWDKETIKEVLFFGKWIQASSAIVGLLNHVDKIFFGYLMTTTQMGIYSIASLMFAAMGNIFNRMNVTLLPAISKVVREKPQNLSKVYYKIKFYRDLIIAIPASIIIANGDIVVSLIYDERYHQAGYFLQIMSIAHLIECLLFKEQVITALGASKVHFQMSLWRFAGVIILIPLCYHFFGTTGIILAFSCRRLFGSWILYRIFIDRGILNWFKELRVFAVIAFGLGIGYLIRMLLTSII, encoded by the coding sequence TTGAATTTTAAGAACAAGACAGTTTTGTCTACTTTTATTGTGATGGCTGGTTTTGCATCAGGACAAATTATACGCTTTGGTGGCAATCTCATTACCACCCGATTTCTTGCACCTGATTTATTTGGTGTAATGGCTATTGCAAATGCGGTCGTATATATCGTACTGCTATTCTCGGATATGGGGTTTGGACTCAGTATTATACGCAGTGAAAGGGGGGAAGAACCGAGATTTTTAAAAACTGTCTTCAGCTTCAAAGTTCTTCAGGGAATAGCTTTATCGGTATTTGTATATGTAGCTGCTCTATGTATTTGGGGAGCGGATCAGTTTTCTTTGTTTCCGCCAGAGTCAACATTTGGGAATAAGGACTTACCATTAGCTCTAATAATTGTTGCCTTATGCCCCATTATTGGTGGTTTTAAATCGATACAGATGGATCTGCATATTCGCCATCAGAAGATTGGCAGACAAACAATCATTGAATTGACTTCTCAAATACTCGCTCTGCTCTTTATCATTGGATATGCACAATTCAGTAGCAGTATTTTTACTCTAGCGTTTTCAAATGTCGTCGCGGCAGCATGTACCATGATACTCAGTTATGTACTTTTCGATCGCAGCATTTTTGGATTTGCATGGGATAAAGAAACCATTAAAGAGGTTTTGTTCTTTGGGAAGTGGATTCAAGCCTCATCCGCCATTGTTGGGTTATTAAATCATGTTGATAAGATATTTTTTGGATATCTGATGACAACTACGCAAATGGGGATATATTCCATAGCCTCCCTGATGTTTGCTGCTATGGGAAATATTTTTAATCGGATGAATGTCACCTTGTTGCCGGCGATCAGTAAAGTTGTACGTGAAAAGCCGCAAAATTTATCGAAGGTATACTACAAAATAAAATTCTATCGGGATCTGATCATTGCTATCCCAGCGAGCATTATTATTGCCAATGGCGATATCGTTGTCAGTCTGATTTATGACGAACGATATCATCAGGCAGGATATTTTCTGCAAATTATGTCCATTGCTCATTTGATTGAATGCTTGTTGTTCAAGGAGCAGGTGATTACTGCTTTAGGGGCCAGTAAAGTACATTTTCAAATGTCATTGTGGCGGTTTGCGGGTGTCATTATCCTGATTCCTCTGTGTTATCATTTTTTTGGTACGACCGGTATCATCCTTGCGTTTTCCTGTCGTCGTCTATTCGGCTCCTGGATTCTTTATCGTATTTTTATTGATAGAGGTATTTTGAACTGGTTTAAAGAGTTAAGAGTATTTGCAGTCATTGCTTTTGGCCTTGGAATTGGTTATTTGATTAGGATGTTATTAACTTCAATTATTTGA
- a CDS encoding O-antigen ligase family protein yields MPNLFAYIVLFSWPLWALLIAKKVNNSQAAILLLLIPYLLLPLKTEFSLPLVSLNKETLPSLVAFLLLFRRQQNFKFLPETITARIIVILLYLSPILTTLTNGDTLVYGPKIKSGIPIENTIGMLVDVFITLIPFILGLNFVNNEQAQKDFLKYLVIAGLIYSLPILWEIKMSPRLHSQIYGIFPHDWRQQLRQGGFRPVVFLGHGLYIAVFMSLATTAALVLWKAKIKPLQRNGLLIAMFLVGVVVLSKSLSAVIYVLLMIGAVMFLSYRKKAQVAAAIALFVFVFPMLRSLDLIPTTQIVNGIAHYSEDRAGSLEYRFDNEDMLLAKANQRPLFGWGSYGRNRVFDPYTGEDISTTDGVWILWFGKQGWVGYLAFFGLLCYPIFSVYGLIRRNQRVSVLSVGLCLTLSVNLLDLIPNSSISHLTLLMAGALMGYVENKKLRPSSE; encoded by the coding sequence ATGCCTAATTTGTTTGCCTATATCGTATTGTTTTCCTGGCCGTTGTGGGCATTGCTCATTGCTAAAAAAGTAAATAATAGTCAGGCAGCGATTTTGTTGCTACTGATACCATATTTGCTATTACCGTTGAAAACAGAGTTTTCACTACCTTTGGTGAGTCTCAATAAAGAAACGCTGCCATCACTGGTTGCTTTCTTGCTGTTGTTTAGAAGACAACAGAATTTTAAGTTTTTACCTGAAACCATAACCGCTCGTATAATTGTGATCCTGCTATACCTGTCACCAATATTAACCACACTGACAAATGGGGATACACTTGTTTATGGGCCAAAAATAAAATCCGGTATCCCGATCGAAAATACCATCGGTATGCTGGTTGATGTTTTCATTACCCTCATTCCTTTTATTCTGGGTTTGAATTTTGTAAACAATGAACAGGCACAAAAAGATTTTCTGAAATATCTGGTGATTGCAGGTCTGATTTATTCTTTACCCATCTTATGGGAAATTAAAATGAGCCCCAGGCTTCACTCTCAAATATATGGTATTTTTCCTCATGATTGGCGCCAGCAGCTTCGGCAGGGTGGATTTCGCCCGGTGGTATTCCTTGGACACGGTCTTTATATCGCAGTTTTCATGAGCTTAGCTACAACAGCGGCACTTGTTTTGTGGAAGGCAAAAATCAAACCTTTGCAGCGCAATGGGTTATTGATTGCAATGTTTCTAGTAGGTGTGGTTGTTTTAAGTAAATCGTTAAGTGCCGTTATATATGTGCTGCTGATGATTGGAGCAGTCATGTTTCTCAGTTATCGGAAAAAAGCACAAGTAGCTGCCGCAATAGCTCTGTTTGTTTTTGTATTTCCGATGTTGCGCAGCCTTGATCTTATTCCGACAACTCAAATAGTAAATGGTATTGCTCATTACAGTGAGGACCGGGCTGGAAGTCTTGAGTATCGTTTTGATAACGAAGATATGCTGTTGGCAAAGGCAAACCAGAGACCGCTGTTTGGTTGGGGGAGTTATGGTCGAAACCGAGTGTTTGATCCTTATACGGGTGAGGATATCAGCACAACGGATGGTGTCTGGATTCTTTGGTTCGGTAAACAGGGCTGGGTTGGTTATCTGGCTTTCTTCGGTTTACTTTGTTATCCCATTTTTTCGGTTTATGGATTGATAAGACGTAATCAACGCGTATCGGTATTGAGTGTAGGTCTATGTTTGACGCTTTCTGTAAACCTGCTGGACTTGATACCCAATTCATCGATCAGTCATCTGACATTACTCATGGCTGGTGCATTAATGGGATATGTCGAAAACAAGAAATTACGCCCCTCTTCCGAGTAG
- a CDS encoding glycosyltransferase 61 family protein, whose amino-acid sequence MIDRFTPTVEHIVLPEYFMPEGEITIRYTGHFSVSESRDITRKRRSFNRILKRLKNIWIDDKIVIDFRKNTPANWAHTLNFHIPFAFFVLDQIRQHELKEKPVFVLSERTPTYIKNVFAMFELPTMFSDADIEARLVEFNQNPFDCLRTPAISWIQQFILPSSPWKKLEQTAYDLPRRVFLSRRDSRNIRNEAEIEQLLGQYGYQKIYPEDLTVAQQLQIFIHAEAIAAIHGAAIGPMLYRPASKTGLKFLEIFSPGHMTNYYRGMADQIGAEWIGVRGRLEPGQVAQAYNFNQAFLKHSLTSFEACPESIRQAIDQLGLYPEAAENYLYSLIKVRRLQITKEILTFVWRVMI is encoded by the coding sequence TTGATTGACCGCTTTACCCCTACCGTCGAACATATCGTGCTTCCAGAATATTTCATGCCGGAAGGTGAAATTACCATACGATATACGGGTCATTTTTCAGTTTCTGAATCCAGGGATATTACCCGCAAAAGGCGCTCATTCAATCGAATATTGAAGAGACTCAAGAACATCTGGATAGATGATAAAATCGTTATAGATTTTCGCAAGAATACACCGGCAAATTGGGCACATACTCTTAACTTTCATATTCCCTTTGCGTTTTTTGTTCTGGACCAGATCAGACAACATGAGCTCAAGGAAAAGCCCGTATTTGTGTTAAGTGAAAGAACTCCCACGTACATAAAAAATGTATTTGCTATGTTTGAACTTCCGACAATGTTTTCGGATGCCGACATTGAAGCACGGCTTGTGGAGTTCAACCAAAATCCTTTCGATTGCTTAAGAACGCCTGCTATCTCATGGATTCAGCAATTTATATTACCATCCAGCCCCTGGAAAAAACTTGAACAAACCGCCTATGATCTGCCTCGCAGGGTTTTTCTTTCTCGACGGGACAGTAGAAATATACGCAACGAAGCAGAAATTGAACAACTGTTGGGACAATACGGTTATCAAAAGATCTATCCCGAGGATCTGACAGTTGCACAACAGTTGCAGATCTTCATTCATGCAGAAGCCATTGCGGCCATACATGGTGCAGCTATAGGCCCTATGTTATATCGACCAGCCTCAAAAACCGGGTTGAAGTTTCTTGAAATATTCTCCCCCGGACACATGACCAACTACTATCGTGGCATGGCTGATCAGATTGGCGCTGAATGGATAGGCGTCAGGGGACGACTTGAACCAGGGCAAGTTGCACAGGCCTATAACTTTAACCAGGCCTTCTTAAAGCATTCATTAACCAGCTTCGAAGCATGCCCAGAGAGTATTCGACAGGCTATTGACCAACTAGGCCTCTATCCAGAGGCCGCGGAGAACTATTTATACTCGCTTATAAAAGTGAGGAGGCTTCAAATAACCAAGGAAATACTTACCTTTGTCTGGCGAGTTATGATCTGA
- a CDS encoding acyltransferase has product MSSRTLAGHNGAVAVLNKAYNKKLDAIGKIDIKDNVFIGINAIIMPGIEIGLNALVAVEAVVTKNVSKGDIVAGVPARVIGKVDDLVAKMEKETSELPWADIIYQRQGSFDPKLEPCLTAARVKYFFGEER; this is encoded by the coding sequence TTGTCTTCCCGCACTCTAGCTGGTCACAATGGAGCAGTAGCGGTACTTAACAAGGCATATAATAAAAAACTGGATGCTATCGGTAAGATCGATATTAAAGACAATGTATTCATCGGTATTAACGCAATCATAATGCCGGGCATTGAAATCGGCCTAAACGCATTGGTTGCTGTGGAAGCCGTGGTTACAAAAAACGTCAGTAAAGGGGATATCGTTGCCGGTGTGCCTGCAAGAGTCATCGGTAAGGTGGATGATCTCGTGGCAAAAATGGAAAAAGAAACCTCTGAACTCCCATGGGCCGATATTATTTATCAACGCCAGGGAAGTTTCGATCCAAAGTTAGAACCTTGCCTGACCGCAGCGAGAGTCAAATATTTCTTTGGAGAAGAGAGATAA
- a CDS encoding putative bifunctional diguanylate cyclase/phosphodiesterase has translation MSAISLIDSIKNRIRYKLITIGIVLMALIVVPGSISMSYLLSIRQGVATTKLTGPLHASVLEASDASQYLIETLQGLVSVCHLDMTIEIHGNQALFPVINEPNKAYAVLDALYEQALKNHFDQLSVQIHSARETLFKTHQQMQQSCTLLMSLRQDYYTQQQQVTTDVQELINLLDSLIRQFDGYVGTHRIPDINNLSDTEIRRTLNEVMFDVWPTLRGLYHLRDLADRLRDSLNRPHAGILLQQSLEKQMSLVTLIRTSMSRTFTRLQIAQKQDEAEHLSTLTRAINTGLSGNGGLTETYAQITQVNEDLNQLNDHLQTSINELREVLDGVTVRAAKINSQAQAAMDLATYQAYLVLGFLTIFVSSLALLTLLLFGRNLSRRIELLTGYTTSLIELETQPQPVPEKLTQSSDELGMLAQTFDQLMQNLFVAREHLLEESRSQIQLQNQRMMIILENAPYGLCLCDQEERILLANRQFISFYHLPEQLIQPDTLWPDVVRYVRKRGVRIEAATDDNPHIFDPIMAGTKPQSVNLADGRILNITTIKTPDGGTMLIHEDVTERLSQQAKISHMAHHDALTGLPNRVLFRENVIDTLSRAHDNQRMALLYLDLDHFKAVNDTLGHSVGDLLLIEAANRLQQCINDHDLIARLGGDEFAVMLTDNPSREDAQQTASKIIHQLGQLYRLNQQSILVGVSIGISVIPEDGNDQDQLFKNADLALYRAKQDGRNTYCFFESEMDALMKARRELELDLRSAIEKGQMQLAYQPVINSETLEIAGFEALLRWHHPQRGWVPPSEFIPVAEASGQICDIGAWVLRQACQEARNWPDHLWVAVNVSPVQFKHRDLIQDLNTALLDASMSANRLELEITEGVLLHNTESTLATLESIHSLGVSISMDDFGTGYSSLSYLRMFKFDKIKIDQSFISDLHQTQDARAMIGAITSMCENLGIKTTAEGVETRAQQDILIQQKCSLLQGYLFGRPVLSSELDVYRFAKQQQDYHTR, from the coding sequence ATGTCGGCTATATCATTGATTGACAGCATCAAAAATCGAATACGATATAAGCTGATCACCATTGGCATTGTCTTAATGGCGTTGATTGTTGTGCCGGGCAGCATCAGCATGAGTTACTTGCTCAGCATCCGCCAGGGAGTGGCCACAACCAAACTGACCGGCCCTCTTCATGCCTCAGTGTTGGAAGCGTCTGACGCCAGCCAGTACCTGATTGAGACGCTTCAGGGGCTGGTATCCGTTTGTCATCTGGATATGACTATTGAAATCCATGGCAACCAGGCACTATTTCCTGTCATCAACGAACCGAACAAAGCCTATGCAGTGCTTGATGCCCTGTATGAACAGGCTCTCAAAAACCACTTTGACCAGTTGTCTGTACAGATCCATTCCGCCAGAGAAACATTGTTTAAGACCCACCAGCAAATGCAGCAAAGCTGCACACTGCTGATGAGCCTGCGGCAGGATTACTATACCCAACAGCAGCAGGTAACGACCGACGTACAGGAGCTGATCAATCTACTGGACAGCCTGATCCGACAATTTGACGGCTATGTGGGCACACACCGTATTCCCGACATCAACAACCTGAGCGATACAGAAATCAGGCGTACACTCAATGAAGTCATGTTTGATGTCTGGCCAACACTGCGCGGGCTCTACCACCTCAGAGATCTCGCCGACCGTCTGAGAGACTCATTAAACCGGCCTCACGCCGGGATACTGTTGCAACAATCTCTGGAAAAGCAGATGTCGCTGGTAACTCTTATAAGAACATCAATGAGTCGGACCTTTACACGACTGCAGATAGCGCAGAAACAGGACGAAGCTGAACATCTATCTACGCTCACCAGAGCCATCAATACCGGTTTATCCGGAAACGGGGGATTAACGGAAACGTATGCGCAAATAACTCAGGTCAATGAGGATCTGAACCAACTCAACGACCACCTGCAGACTTCCATCAACGAGCTGCGGGAGGTCCTTGACGGTGTCACTGTTCGTGCAGCCAAGATTAACTCCCAGGCTCAGGCAGCCATGGATCTGGCGACTTATCAGGCCTATCTGGTACTGGGATTTCTGACTATTTTTGTATCGTCATTGGCGCTACTGACCCTTTTGCTATTTGGTCGAAATCTTAGCCGCCGAATCGAGCTTCTGACGGGTTACACCACAAGTTTGATCGAACTGGAAACACAGCCACAACCGGTTCCGGAAAAACTGACCCAGTCCAGCGATGAACTGGGTATGTTGGCACAGACTTTTGATCAGCTGATGCAAAACCTGTTTGTTGCCCGGGAACATCTGCTGGAAGAATCGCGCAGTCAGATCCAGCTGCAAAATCAACGCATGATGATCATCCTGGAAAATGCACCTTACGGTCTATGCTTGTGTGACCAGGAAGAACGCATACTGCTGGCCAATCGCCAGTTCATATCGTTTTATCATCTTCCTGAACAATTGATTCAACCCGACACACTGTGGCCGGATGTTGTCCGATATGTCCGGAAACGAGGCGTTCGCATTGAGGCGGCTACGGACGACAATCCTCACATCTTTGACCCAATTATGGCCGGTACCAAGCCACAATCCGTAAATCTGGCCGACGGACGGATACTGAATATCACTACCATCAAAACCCCCGATGGCGGCACGATGCTAATCCATGAGGACGTCACCGAGCGGCTAAGTCAGCAGGCCAAAATCAGTCACATGGCTCATCACGATGCCTTAACCGGTCTGCCGAACCGAGTATTATTTCGGGAAAACGTTATCGATACACTGAGCCGTGCCCATGACAATCAACGAATGGCACTGTTATATCTCGATCTCGATCATTTCAAAGCGGTGAACGATACTCTGGGTCATTCGGTGGGAGACCTACTGTTAATTGAAGCAGCCAACAGGCTTCAACAATGCATTAATGACCACGACCTGATTGCTCGTCTGGGGGGAGATGAATTTGCAGTGATGCTGACTGATAACCCGTCCCGCGAAGATGCTCAACAAACCGCCTCAAAAATTATTCACCAGCTTGGGCAACTATACCGCCTGAATCAGCAATCCATTCTGGTGGGGGTTTCAATCGGTATCAGCGTCATACCGGAAGACGGCAATGACCAGGACCAGCTGTTTAAAAACGCAGATCTGGCACTCTATCGAGCTAAACAGGATGGGCGGAATACCTACTGCTTCTTTGAATCTGAAATGGATGCTCTGATGAAGGCTCGCCGGGAGTTGGAACTGGACTTACGATCCGCAATCGAAAAAGGACAAATGCAACTGGCCTACCAACCGGTCATTAACAGCGAGACCCTGGAAATCGCAGGATTTGAAGCACTGTTAAGGTGGCACCACCCACAGCGGGGGTGGGTTCCCCCATCTGAATTCATACCCGTCGCCGAGGCCAGCGGCCAGATTTGTGACATCGGGGCCTGGGTACTGCGGCAGGCTTGCCAGGAAGCCAGGAACTGGCCAGATCACCTCTGGGTTGCCGTCAATGTCTCTCCTGTACAATTCAAACACCGGGATCTCATTCAGGACCTCAACACCGCACTGCTGGATGCATCAATGTCTGCTAACCGGCTGGAACTGGAAATTACCGAAGGCGTATTGCTGCACAACACCGAATCCACCCTGGCCACCCTCGAATCCATCCACTCCCTTGGGGTGAGCATATCAATGGATGATTTCGGCACCGGCTACTCCAGCCTGAGCTATTTGCGGATGTTTAAATTTGACAAGATCAAGATCGACCAAAGCTTTATTTCCGATTTGCACCAGACTCAGGACGCCAGAGCCATGATCGGCGCTATCACAAGCATGTGTGAAAACCTTGGCATAAAAACCACCGCTGAAGGTGTAGAAACCAGAGCACAACAGGATATTCTGATTCAGCAGAAATGCAGTTTATTACAAGGGTATTTGTTTGGCAGGCCAGTACTGTCGAGCGAACTTGATGTTTATCGTTTTGCGAAGCAGCAACAAGATTATCATACTCGCTAA
- the moeB gene encoding molybdopterin-synthase adenylyltransferase MoeB — MFTAQELSRYSRHLTLSEFGLEGQRRLKNARVLLVGAGGLGSPAGLYLAAAGVGIIGIVDADVVEDSNLQRQVLFTTADIGQSKANQAAVHLQQLNPHITVHSHHIALNRHNAMTLIADYDLVVDGSDNFPTRYLVNDACVLLDKPYVYGSIYQFEGQASVFHHADGPCYRCLFPEPPAPGQVPSCAEAGVLGVLPAMIATIQTTEAIKLITGIGQTLSGRLLQYHALDMRFDELTLSRDPQCPICGDQPVITELIDYEAFCGMQPAVSLITATELKTQLKNNPDIQLIDVREPYEREICQINNSRSIPLATLIHHHNELVGDRMIVCICKSGGRSATATRQLQAAGCSQVYSLEGGILAWIDQIDPCLTRY, encoded by the coding sequence ATGTTTACAGCACAGGAACTCAGCCGGTATAGCCGCCACCTGACTCTCTCTGAATTCGGTCTGGAGGGTCAGCGCCGACTCAAAAATGCCCGGGTGCTGCTGGTAGGCGCGGGGGGGCTGGGATCACCTGCCGGTTTATATCTTGCAGCAGCGGGCGTCGGGATCATCGGCATTGTCGATGCGGATGTGGTTGAAGATAGCAACCTGCAACGGCAAGTGCTGTTCACAACCGCGGATATTGGGCAATCCAAGGCAAATCAGGCCGCCGTTCATTTGCAGCAACTGAATCCTCACATTACGGTCCATTCCCACCACATTGCCCTTAACCGTCACAACGCAATGACACTGATTGCAGACTATGATCTGGTTGTCGATGGATCCGATAATTTCCCGACTCGTTATCTGGTCAATGATGCCTGTGTACTGCTGGATAAACCCTACGTTTACGGCAGCATCTATCAGTTTGAGGGGCAGGCGAGCGTTTTTCATCACGCTGATGGTCCTTGTTATCGATGCCTGTTTCCTGAACCACCGGCTCCGGGGCAGGTGCCATCCTGTGCCGAGGCCGGCGTACTGGGAGTCTTACCAGCCATGATTGCAACGATACAAACGACCGAAGCCATCAAACTGATAACCGGAATCGGCCAGACGCTGAGCGGACGCTTATTACAATACCATGCTCTGGATATGCGCTTTGACGAACTCACCCTCAGCCGGGATCCTCAGTGTCCGATATGTGGTGACCAGCCCGTCATAACCGAGTTGATAGATTATGAGGCCTTTTGCGGGATGCAGCCGGCAGTCTCGCTGATAACGGCGACTGAACTCAAAACCCAATTAAAAAACAATCCTGATATTCAACTGATCGATGTGCGAGAGCCATACGAACGGGAAATCTGTCAAATCAACAACAGTCGCTCCATTCCCCTTGCTACGCTGATCCATCACCACAATGAATTGGTCGGCGACCGGATGATCGTATGCATCTGTAAAAGCGGCGGTCGTTCCGCAACCGCAACGCGTCAGCTTCAAGCTGCCGGGTGCTCGCAGGTTTATAGCCTGGAGGGTGGAATACTGGCCTGGATAGACCAGATTGATCCATGCCTGACGCGTTACTAA